One genomic segment of Gemmatimonadota bacterium includes these proteins:
- a CDS encoding proline dehydrogenase family protein: protein MMRSGLLWLSERKSIFNFVRSNGLAKKFASRFVAGETLATGEAAAKELQAKGITSSLDLLGESVHAEAEANAARDAYIAILRGMKAAGLEVNASLKPTQMGLDIDEGLAVRNITAILEVAKETGAFVRMDMEGSAYTQRTIDFYEKQVPEALRSHTGLVIQAALRRSTEDIEHLIRIGARVRLCKGAYMEPAEVAYPVKADVDAHYVRLMHRLLTDGNYPGIATHDEAMLTEAKRFVAEKGIARDRFEFQMLYGVRRDLQEQLVADGYRIRVYIPFGTQWYPYLMRRLAERPANIAFILGNVVKEGLRRS from the coding sequence ATGATGCGTTCCGGCCTGCTCTGGCTTTCCGAGCGGAAGTCCATCTTCAACTTCGTCCGCAGCAATGGGCTGGCGAAGAAGTTTGCCTCGCGATTCGTCGCGGGCGAGACCCTCGCCACCGGTGAGGCCGCGGCCAAGGAGCTCCAGGCCAAGGGGATCACCTCCTCCCTCGACCTCCTCGGCGAAAGCGTCCATGCCGAGGCCGAGGCCAACGCCGCGCGCGACGCCTACATCGCCATTCTCCGCGGAATGAAGGCGGCCGGCCTCGAGGTCAACGCCTCGCTCAAGCCGACGCAAATGGGGCTCGACATCGACGAGGGCCTCGCGGTGCGCAACATCACCGCCATCCTCGAGGTCGCCAAGGAGACCGGCGCCTTCGTCCGGATGGACATGGAAGGCTCGGCCTACACCCAGCGCACCATCGACTTCTACGAGAAGCAGGTCCCCGAGGCGCTTCGCAGCCACACTGGCCTGGTGATCCAGGCGGCGCTGCGTCGTTCCACCGAGGACATCGAGCACCTGATTCGCATCGGCGCGCGCGTCCGCCTCTGCAAGGGCGCCTACATGGAGCCGGCCGAGGTCGCCTATCCCGTCAAGGCCGACGTCGACGCGCACTATGTGCGGCTGATGCACCGTCTGCTGACGGACGGCAACTACCCCGGGATTGCCACGCATGACGAGGCGATGCTGACCGAGGCGAAGCGCTTCGTGGCGGAGAAGGGCATTGCCCGCGACCGCTTCGAATTTCAGATGCTCTACGGCGTGCGGCGCGACCTCCAGGAACAGCTGGTGGCCGATGGCTACCGCATCCGCGTCTACATCCCGTTCGGCACGCAGTGGTACCCGTACCTGATGCGACGCCTTGCCGAGCGCCCCGCCAACATCGCGTTCATTCTGGGCAACGTCGTCAAGGAGGGGTTGAGGCGCTCGTGA